The genomic segment TCGAAGGGTTTTAGTGGGTGGCGTGCATCCATGACAAGCACGATGCCAACAAGGCTTTCGCGATCACGTAGATAGGCGTCAATGGTAGCTTGCCAGTTTTTCTTTTTTCGATCGCCGACTTTCGCAAAACCAAATCCGGGCAAATCGACTAAACGTAATTCGTCCGTCAGCGAGAAAAAATTTAGTAGCTGTGTGCGCCCTGGGGTACGGCTGGTTTTAGCCAGGTTATTTTGCTGGGTGAGCGTGTTAATGGCACTGGATTTTCCGGCATTTGAGCGGCCCATGAAGGCAACTTCACGTCCTTCATCTTCCGGACATTGCTCCGGTTTTGCGGCGCTAGTGATAAAACTAGTTTGTTGAAAGGGAATACTCATGTGTCTGCCAAATCACCGTTTTTTTCTAACCATGCACGGCGATCAGCGGCGCGTTTTTTTGCGAGTAGCATATCAACAAGTTTTTCACTGGTTTTAGCGTCATCGATAGTCAGTTGTACTAAACGTCGTGTATCAACAGCCATGGTGGTTTCGCGCAATTGAATGGGATTCATTTCACCCAAACCTTTAAAGCGTTGAACGTTTAGTTTGCCGGTTTTCTTTTCAGATTTTAAGCGATCAAGTACGCCTGTTTTTTCTGATTCGTCCAGTGCGTAAAATACTTCTTTGCCAATGTCGATACGATACAGTGGAGGCATTGCGATAAATACATGACCTTGTTTCACCAATGGTTTAAAGTGTTTTAAGAATAAAGCACATAATAAGGTGGCAATGTGTGCGCCATCAGAGTCCGCATCAGCCAGTACGCATATTTTTCCGTAGCGTAAGCCGGTTAAATCAGCGGATCCAGGTTCAATACCAATCGCGATAGCAATATCATGCACGGTTTGTGATGCCAAGACTTGTGCAGGGTCCACTTCCCAGGTATTCAAAATTTTGCCACGGAGTGGGAGTACGGCTTGAATTTCACGGTCACGTGCCTGTTTGGCTGAGCCGCCCGCAGAGTCTCCCTCAACGAGGAATAGTTCAGATTGCATGGGATCTTGGCTAGAACAATCGGCAAGTTTTCCTGGTAAGGCAGGTCCTGCGGTGATTTTTTTACGTGTTACCTTTTTTGCGGTGCGCATGCGTTTTTGCGCATTAGCAATAATCAGTTCCGCAATTTCTTCACCTAGTTGTACGTGTTGATTTAGCCACAAACTAAAAGAGTCTTTCACCACG from the marine bacterium B5-7 genome contains:
- the engB gene encoding putative GTP-binding protein EngB, which translates into the protein MSIPFQQTSFITSAAKPEQCPEDEGREVAFMGRSNAGKSSAINTLTQQNNLAKTSRTPGRTQLLNFFSLTDELRLVDLPGFGFAKVGDRKKKNWQATIDAYLRDRESLVGIVLVMDARHPLKPFDEQMIAWSLEAGMPLHILMTKSDKISRQAQANLVHQMRQHFGAYENLISFQCFSSLKKQGIDALRDQLTHWLTAPLTDEDVE